From the genome of Candidatus Electrothrix communis, one region includes:
- a CDS encoding PqqD family protein, producing MENLTNNIPLSRTVNAKCIDLGEEGILYSQSKDKKHIANTTAMAVWDLIDGKRTAQEIAREIANVCGVEPYEIEDEIFNQIILLKELGIIEAMSGVSNATV from the coding sequence ATGGAAAATTTAACAAATAATATTCCCCTCTCTCGAACTGTAAATGCGAAATGCATAGATTTGGGCGAGGAGGGGATTTTATATTCTCAATCTAAAGATAAAAAACACATTGCAAATACAACCGCAATGGCTGTCTGGGACTTAATTGATGGCAAGCGTACCGCTCAAGAAATTGCCCGGGAAATTGCCAATGTTTGTGGCGTTGAGCCATACGAAATAGAAGATGAAATTTTCAATCAAATAATTTTATTGAAAGAATTAGGGATCATTGAAGCTATGTCAGGGGTAAGCAATGCAACAGTATAA
- a CDS encoding SPASM domain-containing protein, producing MSKNGKDYYSDITKSLKKINKIKNFHCAARATVTKKSIPDFYQKVIKPFDEFRIKHYIFALANALNNDISLSTEEAIENAREQVYFCFKDIVHGGRIKNITVLQYMEYLLSNSVKEISCGVGKSYIAICYDGSIVPCHRGVNNKNISIGNIWDGLDEDKIQLYENATVTHRKECQKCPVRYFCKAHCCHYSLTSLGCINRVDSLSCAFHKTFIYETYKLFFNLKESNPNAYNKVLKQVFDNIHVSDKKNDLIFIKKINPLDSIEKTVRRNCTFGKNSLVEVIDFGRGGILFIDNEPIKKYFANTVTMAIWDTINGALTAQEIAQKIACGCGGELTEIEEDIYQQLAFLREIGFIEEIKIYKQLDQQIVTIE from the coding sequence ATGTCAAAGAACGGAAAGGATTATTATTCAGACATAACGAAATCATTAAAAAAAATTAATAAAATAAAAAATTTCCACTGCGCTGCAAGGGCGACCGTCACCAAAAAAAGTATCCCTGATTTTTATCAAAAAGTAATCAAACCTTTTGATGAATTTAGAATAAAGCATTACATATTTGCACTTGCAAATGCATTAAATAATGATATTTCACTTTCAACTGAAGAAGCGATAGAAAATGCAAGAGAACAAGTATATTTTTGTTTTAAAGATATTGTTCATGGCGGGAGAATAAAGAATATTACAGTTTTACAATATATGGAATATCTTCTAAGTAATTCTGTAAAAGAGATATCTTGCGGTGTGGGGAAAAGTTATATAGCAATCTGCTATGATGGGAGCATCGTGCCATGTCATCGGGGTGTGAACAATAAAAATATTTCCATTGGAAATATTTGGGACGGATTAGATGAAGATAAAATTCAACTTTATGAAAATGCTACTGTTACTCATAGAAAAGAATGTCAAAAGTGTCCTGTGAGATACTTTTGCAAGGCGCATTGCTGTCATTACTCCTTGACCTCATTGGGTTGTATCAATAGAGTAGATTCGTTATCCTGTGCTTTTCATAAGACTTTTATCTATGAAACATATAAGCTTTTTTTTAACTTAAAGGAGAGTAATCCGAACGCCTACAACAAAGTGCTCAAGCAGGTATTCGACAATATACATGTATCTGATAAAAAAAATGATCTCATTTTTATAAAAAAAATAAATCCACTGGACAGTATTGAGAAAACGGTTCGAAGAAATTGTACCTTTGGTAAAAATTCGCTCGTAGAAGTAATAGATTTTGGCAGGGGAGGAATTCTGTTTATTGATAACGAACCAATCAAAAAATATTTTGCAAATACAGTAACAATGGCAATTTGGGACACCATTAATGGTGCGCTGACTGCCCAGGAAATTGCTCAAAAAATTGCATGCGGTTGTGGAGGAGAATTAACTGAAATAGAAGAAGACATCTATCAACAATTAGCTTTCTTGCGGGAAATAGGATTTATTGAAGAGATAAAAATATATAAACAATTAGATCAACAGATAGTGACCATTGAGTAA
- a CDS encoding ABC transporter ATP-binding protein gives MLLNKKQIKSNIYNIYRSIFFVIESNKKLCITRSVLLIMQSILPLASLYFLKVLIDSITSANSSQVEGVGFIDIAIYASYFSAVFLLIRVADIIIVYTDDILTENLVDYITGLLHKKSTELDLSYYDKAQYHDTFHRAQEEADYRPVQVLNNLTGIIRDSLTLVGIVALLVTLSFWVVVIMVSAALPALLVKLWKSKILYNWRKENTPLIRKTHYLSKLLTGRGYAKELRIFNLADHFQKQYAAIRKGLVAQVVQLIKGLAKFDLLSSAFEVGALLASILLISNKTFSGAITIGGFVMFFEAFRRGQGIMRNIVSNISGLYSNMLFLDNLFEFFELHPAIKTPCEPVPFPAKIQEGIVFKNVSFSYPESAKLVLDNFSFHAKPGEVTLIRGNNGAGKTTLIKLLCRLYDCTSGAIYIDGVNIKDFDLQELRKNISLTFQDFVQYDFTVEENIALGDIECEDCSDKIRKAAKLSSADEFIQDLPRRYDTLLGKYFEKGEELSMGQWQRIALARALNKNSKICILDEPTSWMDIDAQASFNNQLDELKQNRVFILVNHSENNIVANEVRII, from the coding sequence TTGCTGCTCAACAAAAAACAAATTAAATCTAATATATACAATATTTACAGGTCTATTTTTTTTGTTATAGAAAGTAATAAAAAGCTATGCATTACACGATCCGTACTGCTTATTATGCAAAGTATATTACCGTTAGCTTCATTATACTTTCTTAAGGTATTGATCGACAGCATTACGAGTGCAAACTCTTCACAGGTAGAGGGAGTTGGTTTCATTGATATAGCTATCTATGCATCATATTTCAGTGCTGTATTCTTGTTAATCCGTGTTGCGGACATTATTATTGTTTATACAGATGATATACTAACAGAGAATCTTGTTGACTATATCACTGGATTGTTACACAAAAAATCTACTGAATTGGATCTTTCGTATTATGATAAAGCTCAATATCATGATACTTTTCATAGAGCGCAGGAGGAGGCTGATTACAGGCCTGTTCAGGTTCTTAACAATCTCACAGGAATAATACGAGACAGTCTGACCCTTGTGGGTATTGTAGCTCTGCTGGTAACATTATCTTTCTGGGTCGTTGTTATTATGGTGTCAGCCGCATTGCCCGCATTGCTTGTTAAGCTTTGGAAATCAAAAATACTGTATAATTGGCGCAAAGAAAACACTCCGCTCATCAGGAAGACACATTATTTGAGCAAGCTGCTCACCGGTCGTGGATATGCCAAAGAATTACGAATTTTCAATCTGGCAGATCATTTTCAAAAACAATACGCTGCCATCAGAAAAGGACTCGTTGCACAGGTGGTTCAGTTAATAAAAGGGTTGGCGAAATTTGATTTATTATCATCTGCTTTTGAAGTCGGAGCGTTATTAGCAAGTATTCTGCTCATAAGCAATAAAACGTTTTCGGGTGCCATTACCATAGGCGGCTTTGTAATGTTTTTCGAAGCTTTTCGCAGAGGGCAGGGAATCATGCGGAATATAGTCTCCAATATTTCCGGTCTGTACAGCAATATGTTATTCCTTGATAATCTTTTTGAATTTTTTGAGTTGCACCCTGCAATCAAAACTCCCTGTGAACCAGTACCTTTTCCAGCAAAAATACAGGAAGGAATAGTCTTTAAAAATGTTTCATTCTCTTACCCAGAATCTGCAAAATTAGTGCTCGATAATTTCTCGTTTCATGCAAAACCGGGAGAAGTGACCCTTATCAGGGGAAATAACGGTGCCGGAAAGACCACTCTGATAAAATTGTTATGCCGTTTGTATGATTGTACAAGCGGGGCGATTTACATTGACGGTGTGAACATAAAAGACTTCGATCTGCAAGAGCTGAGAAAAAATATAAGTTTGACATTTCAAGATTTTGTCCAGTATGATTTTACAGTGGAAGAAAATATCGCACTAGGCGATATAGAGTGCGAAGACTGTTCTGATAAGATACGAAAGGCGGCGAAATTGAGTAGTGCTGATGAATTTATACAGGATCTGCCGAGAAGATATGACACTTTACTGGGAAAATATTTTGAAAAAGGGGAAGAACTCAGTATGGGGCAATGGCAACGTATTGCATTGGCGCGTGCATTGAATAAGAATTCAAAGATATGTATATTGGATGAGCCGACAAGCTGGATGGACATTGATGCTCAAGCCAGTTTTAACAACCAATTAGATGAGTTAAAACAAAACAGGGTATTTATCCTTGTCAATCATTCAGAAAATAATATCGTTGCTAACGAGGTTAGAATAATCTAA
- a CDS encoding nucleotidyltransferase family protein: MKEDTFIFNAARLTLSEQNISILKKISGEGMDWGSFSKKASTHGVAPFIYYSLKKHGVTELLLPEVLETFKSEYYDTALKNSKHLEEFKKISKILPNKIVPLKGIELVQSLYPNIAIRSMCDIDILVEEDCALESWNRLLEYDYRDLAEDLTDKLEPVEKSRVHAAFASAEILALAEHQKTRHDLTPLYRNEVCVEIHRSLFRASRRHGITKQALDSSVANGNNIYRFSNEMMLIHLCNHFCRHLLSKIILRELCDINELIEEHKDVLNWDELEKICKDPALKNDIDTALSYSHILLRTPIPEKFTSHEVLQKKEIILSTFLNADKVVRNVFLNKIKRYFMKLKNIDGPLDIIIFIFRTFVPVKEWMATEYDVSTGSKWMISYPKYWLYLVNVYVFRKK; encoded by the coding sequence GTGAAGGAAGATACATTCATATTCAATGCGGCGAGATTAACCCTCTCAGAACAGAATATTTCTATTCTGAAAAAAATATCAGGCGAGGGCATGGATTGGGGCTCCTTTTCCAAGAAGGCCTCAACACATGGGGTAGCTCCTTTTATTTATTACTCGTTGAAAAAACATGGGGTAACAGAGCTGCTTCTACCAGAGGTTCTTGAAACATTTAAGTCTGAGTATTACGACACAGCTCTAAAAAACTCCAAACACCTTGAGGAGTTTAAAAAAATTAGCAAGATACTTCCGAATAAGATAGTTCCGCTGAAAGGTATTGAGCTTGTTCAGAGTCTATACCCAAATATTGCGATACGATCAATGTGTGATATTGATATTTTAGTTGAAGAAGATTGCGCACTGGAGAGCTGGAATAGATTACTGGAGTATGATTACAGAGACCTTGCGGAAGATCTTACGGATAAGTTGGAACCTGTTGAAAAGTCCAGAGTGCATGCCGCCTTCGCTTCTGCTGAAATTCTCGCTTTAGCTGAACACCAAAAGACACGCCATGATTTAACACCTTTGTATAGGAACGAAGTATGCGTTGAGATTCATAGGTCTTTATTCCGGGCGAGCAGGAGGCATGGAATTACGAAACAAGCATTAGACAGTTCTGTTGCCAATGGAAATAATATATATAGGTTCTCGAATGAAATGATGCTGATTCATCTCTGCAATCATTTTTGCAGACATTTGCTGTCAAAAATTATTTTACGGGAATTGTGTGATATTAACGAGTTGATAGAAGAACATAAAGATGTTTTGAATTGGGATGAATTAGAAAAGATATGCAAGGATCCTGCATTAAAAAATGACATTGATACAGCTTTAAGTTATTCGCATATTTTATTGCGTACGCCAATACCGGAAAAATTTACTTCTCATGAAGTGCTTCAGAAGAAGGAAATTATTCTTTCAACATTTCTGAATGCCGACAAGGTAGTGAGAAATGTCTTTTTAAACAAAATTAAACGCTATTTTATGAAATTGAAAAACATTGATGGCCCTTTAGATATAATAATTTTTATTTTCAGGACATTCGTTCCGGTGAAAGAATGGATGGCGACAGAATATGATGTCAGTACGGGTTCGAAATGGATGATTTCCTATCCTAAATACTGGCTCTACTTGGTAAATGTTTACGTGTTTAGGAAGAAGTAA
- a CDS encoding LL-diaminopimelate aminotransferase, whose product MLKINEHYLKLQASYLFSDIAKRVTAFQEANPDKDIIRLGIGDVTHGLPTACIEAFHNAVDEMAEDSSFRGYGPEQGYAFLREAIAKNDFQARGADISPDEIFVSDGAKCDTGNIQELFSRDAKIALPDPVYPVYLDTNVMAGRTGGFSDGRYQGVAYLDSTEENNYVPDLPSEPVDLIYLCFPNNPTGSTATKDELKKWVEYAKENKALILFDAAYEAFIRDDALPHSIFEIEGAKEVAIEFRSFSKNAGFTGTRCAYTVVPKECMAFDSAGNKQAIHPLWNRRHCTKFNGVSYPVQRAAEAVYSEAGKVQIQELVNSYLENADLIAQAIGELGFDYAGAANSPYVWIQGKRDSWEFFDMLLNEAGVVCTPGEGFGKCGQGYIRLSAFNSRENVVKAMERIKKALA is encoded by the coding sequence ATGCTGAAAATAAATGAACATTATCTGAAACTCCAGGCCTCGTACCTCTTTTCCGATATTGCGAAACGAGTGACTGCCTTTCAGGAAGCCAACCCGGATAAGGATATTATCCGCTTAGGAATTGGTGATGTCACGCATGGACTCCCGACGGCCTGCATTGAGGCCTTCCATAATGCTGTTGATGAAATGGCAGAAGACAGCAGCTTTCGTGGCTACGGTCCGGAACAGGGGTACGCCTTCCTCCGCGAGGCTATCGCCAAAAATGATTTCCAGGCCAGAGGCGCTGATATCAGCCCGGATGAAATTTTTGTCTCTGACGGGGCAAAATGCGATACTGGAAATATCCAGGAACTCTTCAGCAGAGATGCCAAGATTGCTCTCCCTGACCCGGTCTACCCGGTCTATCTGGACACCAATGTTATGGCGGGCCGCACAGGTGGTTTCAGTGACGGCCGTTACCAAGGCGTGGCCTATCTTGATTCAACCGAAGAGAATAACTACGTACCGGATCTTCCCTCAGAACCGGTTGATCTAATCTATCTCTGTTTTCCCAATAATCCCACCGGCTCCACCGCCACCAAGGACGAACTGAAAAAATGGGTGGAGTATGCCAAGGAGAACAAGGCCCTGATCCTCTTTGATGCCGCCTATGAGGCCTTTATTCGAGATGATGCCCTTCCCCACTCCATCTTTGAGATTGAGGGCGCAAAAGAGGTAGCTATCGAGTTCCGCTCCTTTTCCAAGAATGCTGGCTTTACCGGGACCCGTTGTGCGTACACGGTCGTTCCCAAAGAATGCATGGCCTTTGACAGCGCAGGTAATAAGCAGGCGATTCACCCCCTCTGGAACCGACGCCATTGCACCAAGTTCAACGGCGTTTCCTATCCTGTCCAGAGAGCAGCTGAGGCGGTGTACTCTGAGGCAGGCAAGGTCCAAATCCAAGAGCTGGTGAACTCCTATCTTGAAAATGCCGACCTGATCGCCCAAGCAATCGGGGAACTGGGCTTTGACTATGCCGGAGCAGCCAACTCGCCCTATGTCTGGATTCAGGGGAAACGTGATTCCTGGGAGTTCTTTGACATGCTGCTGAATGAGGCCGGAGTGGTCTGTACTCCGGGTGAAGGCTTTGGTAAATGCGGCCAGGGATATATTCGCCTTTCCGCCTTTAACTCCCGCGAAAATGTGGTCAAAGCGATGGAGCGGATAAAAAAGGCTCTGGCCTGA
- a CDS encoding DUF6515 family protein, whose product MTQRRQYLDQGRGNGRRNSFRPAKVCWVISLSVGLCFAQLSPVLARRSFHSPVVPGYTSPRVARPAAPIRRSVRPVVPVRRAVLPGPRVGPVVRRPAGVRRPAVVRHPVPLGRVLRSLPLGYAAIMLANSLYYYHGGNFYRQGSGGYTVVGAPVGAVVPALPTDYSFLYIDGIRYYTHAGNYYLQALGGYQVVPDPRRTVPQPVISNKVVVTSTILNVRSGPGLQHYIANRVNYGDTLLVIQRNIDWVYVQLPDNSRGWVMTRFTAPVGQRADG is encoded by the coding sequence ATGACACAGCGTCGACAATATCTTGATCAAGGGAGAGGTAATGGCAGGAGGAATTCGTTTCGACCAGCAAAGGTCTGTTGGGTTATTTCTCTCTCTGTAGGATTATGTTTTGCTCAGCTTTCTCCGGTTCTTGCCCGCCGCTCCTTTCATAGCCCTGTGGTACCAGGTTATACGTCGCCACGTGTAGCCCGTCCAGCAGCGCCGATTCGTCGGTCTGTTCGGCCTGTTGTACCGGTTCGTCGAGCTGTTTTGCCAGGGCCTCGGGTTGGTCCGGTTGTTCGTCGTCCTGCTGGGGTACGGCGCCCTGCTGTGGTGCGGCATCCTGTGCCCCTAGGAAGAGTGTTGCGATCCCTGCCTTTGGGATATGCAGCAATCATGCTGGCTAACAGCCTGTATTATTATCATGGAGGAAATTTTTATCGCCAAGGTTCAGGAGGATATACTGTTGTTGGTGCTCCTGTTGGGGCCGTGGTCCCGGCTCTGCCTACCGATTACAGTTTTCTTTATATAGATGGAATACGATACTATACCCATGCAGGAAATTATTATCTGCAAGCTCTAGGTGGCTATCAGGTTGTGCCAGATCCGAGAAGGACTGTGCCCCAGCCGGTTATCAGTAATAAGGTTGTTGTGACATCAACTATACTCAATGTTCGTTCTGGTCCTGGCCTTCAACATTATATAGCAAACAGAGTGAATTATGGAGATACCCTGCTGGTTATCCAGAGGAATATAGATTGGGTGTATGTACAGCTTCCTGATAATAGCCGTGGTTGGGTTATGACGCGATTTACAGCACCGGTTGGCCAACGTGCCGACGGGTAG
- the zwf gene encoding glucose-6-phosphate dehydrogenase, protein MEKRSCDFIIFGVMGDLAQRKLLPSLYQLEKSGLLNYDTRIVGVARHELDQEAFQTEMRKKLEKFVEEPLDQEAVEQLLARMHYVLINLDRPEQYNRLCQVTNQQCRVMVNYFSVAPSLFGDICTGLDHAGLIARDTRVVLEKPIGRNLASSRQINDLVAKFFHENQIYRIDHYLGKETVMNLLALRFANSIFTTNWDHNTIDHVQITVAEQVGIEGRWGYFDKSGQLRDMVQNHLMQILTLVAMEPPVNLHADSLRNEKLKVLKALRPITTKNVECKVVRGQYGPGFIRGKPVPGYLEEAGGNPTSSTETFVAIRLDIDNWRWAGVPFYLRTGKAMATKRSEVVINYKQLPHNIFTDSYRSLPANKMVIRLQPDEGVEIEMLNKAPGIGDGIHLQRTMLDLSFSEAFKKERVADAYERLILDVMQGSQALFIHRDEVEHSWRWIDSIQDAWEKSNESPKQYPAGTWGPVASVALLARDGREWEE, encoded by the coding sequence ATGGAAAAACGATCCTGCGATTTTATTATCTTCGGTGTTATGGGTGATTTGGCTCAGCGTAAGCTCCTGCCTTCACTCTATCAGCTGGAGAAGTCAGGTCTGCTCAACTACGATACCAGGATTGTCGGGGTGGCTCGCCACGAACTCGATCAAGAAGCCTTTCAGACAGAGATGCGGAAAAAGCTGGAAAAGTTTGTTGAGGAGCCCCTTGATCAGGAGGCTGTAGAGCAGCTTCTGGCCCGGATGCATTATGTATTGATCAATCTTGATCGTCCTGAACAGTATAATCGTCTCTGTCAGGTGACAAATCAGCAATGCCGGGTGATGGTCAATTATTTCTCTGTTGCCCCCTCACTGTTTGGAGATATCTGTACCGGCCTTGACCATGCCGGTCTGATTGCCCGGGACACCCGGGTGGTGCTGGAAAAGCCCATCGGACGCAATCTCGCCTCCTCCCGGCAGATCAATGATCTCGTAGCCAAGTTTTTTCATGAAAATCAGATTTACCGGATTGATCATTATCTAGGCAAGGAAACAGTGATGAACCTGTTGGCCCTGCGTTTTGCCAATTCTATCTTTACAACTAACTGGGATCATAACACCATTGATCATGTGCAGATCACGGTGGCGGAGCAGGTGGGGATTGAGGGGCGCTGGGGTTATTTTGACAAGTCCGGCCAATTGCGGGATATGGTGCAGAATCACCTGATGCAGATCTTGACCCTCGTCGCTATGGAACCACCAGTTAATCTCCATGCCGACAGCCTGCGCAATGAAAAACTAAAGGTGCTTAAGGCCCTGCGCCCGATCACAACGAAAAATGTCGAGTGCAAGGTGGTGCGGGGGCAGTATGGCCCTGGTTTTATTCGGGGCAAACCAGTGCCCGGTTATCTGGAGGAGGCAGGCGGTAATCCGACGTCCAGTACAGAGACCTTTGTCGCCATCCGGCTGGATATCGATAACTGGCGTTGGGCAGGAGTGCCTTTTTACCTGCGTACTGGCAAGGCCATGGCCACCAAGCGCTCTGAAGTGGTAATCAACTATAAGCAGCTGCCCCATAATATCTTTACTGACTCGTATCGTTCTTTACCGGCCAATAAGATGGTGATCCGCCTTCAGCCGGACGAAGGGGTGGAAATAGAGATGCTGAACAAGGCTCCAGGAATTGGGGACGGTATCCATCTTCAGCGCACCATGCTGGATCTTAGTTTTTCCGAGGCCTTTAAAAAAGAGCGGGTTGCGGATGCCTATGAACGTTTGATTTTGGATGTCATGCAGGGCAGTCAGGCCCTGTTCATCCATCGGGATGAGGTTGAACACTCTTGGAGGTGGATTGATTCCATTCAGGATGCCTGGGAAAAATCCAATGAGTCGCCCAAGCAATACCCGGCAGGCACCTGGGGGCCGGTGGCCTCGGTGGCCTTGCTGGCGCGGGACGGGCGGGAATGGGAGGAATGA